A single Dermacentor albipictus isolate Rhodes 1998 colony unplaced genomic scaffold, USDA_Dalb.pri_finalv2 scaffold_60, whole genome shotgun sequence DNA region contains:
- the LOC139053048 gene encoding uncharacterized protein produces the protein MAGRLVDDEASTGKARLNFEELTTVLTEVEVVVNSRPLTYVESDSEEPGALTPADLIIGRRLITPPQSSNDLSVDSALLSPTLEDQLWAIQRAEYATSTHELLAVTYAGPLALPINSQGTQ, from the exons ATGGCGGGGCGGCTGGTGGACGATGAAGCTTCCACTGGAAAAGCTCGACTTAACTTTGAAGAGCTGACGACTGTGCTCACGGAAGTGGAAGTGGTCGTGAACTCCAGGCCTCTCACCTACGTTGAGTCGGACAGCGAAGAACCTGGCGCATTAACACCAGCAGACCTCATCATAGGACGGAGACTAATAACGCCACCACAGAGCAGCAACGACTTGTCGGTGGACT ccgcgctgctcagccccaccctcgaggatcaactatgggccatccagcgggCCGAGTATGCCACCAGcacccacgaactcctggccgtcacctatgcggggcctttggccctccccatcaactcgcagggcacacaataa